In a single window of the Desulfobacterales bacterium genome:
- a CDS encoding RNA methyltransferase — protein sequence MIEKINLDHIAVVLQQPRFPENIGAAARAMCNMGLRRLIVVCPENCDRDRMFKMATHEASDIIERMQIADELKQTLFDFQYVVGTTARLGGERKVVYTPSNLAQKLISISKENQVALVFGPENRGLNNEEARNCHVLVNIPTAQFSSLNLAQAVMVMCYELFVAGSETESAFVPRMANHYELDGMYDQLKQVLVNISYINADNPDYWMTKIRQSLNRICLRARDVKIIRGLCRQINWYGEKCYQDGFKAGQSPEPQPEDERLA from the coding sequence ATGATCGAAAAAATCAATCTTGATCATATTGCCGTTGTTCTTCAGCAGCCCCGGTTTCCTGAAAATATCGGGGCTGCTGCCCGCGCCATGTGCAACATGGGGCTCCGCCGGCTGATTGTGGTCTGTCCGGAAAACTGTGACCGGGACCGGATGTTTAAAATGGCAACCCATGAGGCATCGGACATTATCGAGCGGATGCAGATTGCCGATGAATTGAAACAGACGCTGTTCGATTTTCAGTATGTTGTGGGTACCACCGCCCGGCTGGGCGGCGAACGCAAGGTGGTCTATACGCCGTCAAACCTCGCTCAAAAGCTGATTTCGATTTCAAAGGAAAATCAGGTCGCGCTGGTGTTCGGGCCTGAAAACAGGGGGTTGAACAACGAGGAAGCCCGAAACTGCCATGTGCTGGTCAATATCCCGACGGCGCAATTTTCCTCGCTGAACCTGGCGCAGGCGGTCATGGTCATGTGCTATGAGCTGTTTGTGGCCGGCAGTGAAACCGAATCGGCGTTTGTTCCCCGGATGGCCAACCATTATGAACTGGACGGCATGTATGATCAGCTCAAACAAGTGCTGGTCAACATCAGCTATATCAATGCGGACAATCCGGATTACTGGATGACGAAAATACGCCAGTCGCTCAACCGGATTTGTCTGCGGGCCCGAGATGTCAAAATCATCCGCGGCCTTTGCCGTCAGATCAACTGGTATGGAGAAAAATGCTATCAGGACGGGTTTAAAGCCGGACAATCCCCCGAACCTCAACCTGAAGATGAACGTCTGGCATGA
- a CDS encoding O-acetyl-ADP-ribose deacetylase, which yields MENHILDRIEIQQGDITELEVDAIVNAANKTLLGGGGVDGAIHRAAGPELVKYCRTLGGCNTGEAKITYGYDLLAEYVIHTVGPVYSAKPSDPVLLANCYRNSLQLAVDHDAKTIAFPAISCGIYGYPIQDACKIAIDTTIEFLRENNALEKVVFILFSAGDYAIYTDYIQQLT from the coding sequence ATGGAAAATCACATACTGGACCGAATTGAAATTCAACAGGGCGATATCACCGAACTGGAGGTTGATGCGATTGTGAATGCAGCCAATAAAACCCTCCTGGGCGGCGGCGGTGTCGATGGTGCAATTCACCGGGCAGCAGGCCCGGAACTGGTCAAATATTGCCGGACCCTCGGGGGATGTAATACCGGAGAAGCCAAAATCACATACGGCTACGATCTTCTCGCAGAATATGTCATCCATACGGTCGGTCCGGTGTACAGCGCAAAACCCTCTGACCCTGTCCTGCTGGCGAACTGCTACCGAAACAGCCTCCAACTTGCCGTTGACCATGATGCCAAAACCATCGCCTTTCCCGCCATCAGCTGCGGCATCTATGGCTATCCCATACAGGATGCCTGCAAAATCGCCATCGATACGACCATCGAATTCCTCCGTGAAAACAATGCGCTTGAAAAGGTGGTCTTCATTTTATTTTCTGCCGGCGATTATGCCATTTATACGGATTACATTCAACAATTGACATGA
- the ndk gene encoding nucleoside-diphosphate kinase, which produces MERTLSIIKPDGVSRGVIGEVVKRLENKAIKIVAMKMVHMTKAQAEGFYAVHKERPFFGSLTAFMSSGPAVVMILEGDDVIARYRKLMGATNFKEAEEGTIRRDFATDIEKNVVHGSDAPETAAVEIAYFFNSFEIVGR; this is translated from the coding sequence ATGGAAAGAACGTTATCTATCATAAAACCGGACGGCGTGAGCAGAGGGGTTATCGGAGAAGTTGTCAAGCGTCTGGAAAACAAAGCGATCAAGATCGTTGCCATGAAGATGGTTCATATGACAAAGGCACAGGCGGAAGGCTTTTATGCGGTGCATAAGGAAAGGCCGTTTTTCGGGAGTCTGACAGCGTTCATGTCATCCGGGCCGGCCGTGGTGATGATTCTGGAAGGGGACGATGTGATTGCGCGTTACCGGAAACTGATGGGTGCGACCAATTTCAAGGAAGCCGAAGAGGGAACCATCCGGAGGGATTTTGCAACTGATATCGAAAAAAACGTGGTTCACGGTTCGGACGCACCGGAAACTGCCGCCGTTGAAATCGCTTATTTTTTTAACAGCTTTGAAATTGTTGGCAGATGA
- a CDS encoding zinc ribbon domain-containing protein has translation MPIYEFYCSECNTLFNFFSKTVNTTRLPDCPKCGKPSLSRQVSVFAFTGKAAEAGDMNDLPIDESKIEKAMQMLAGKADRINEDDPRQAASMMKKLSDMTGLKLGPGMEEALHRMEKGEDPDKIEAEMGRLLEEEDPFTLAGKASNRLKARARQPFRDETLYEL, from the coding sequence ATGCCGATATACGAATTTTACTGCTCCGAGTGCAACACCCTGTTCAACTTTTTCTCCAAAACCGTCAACACCACCAGACTGCCTGACTGCCCAAAATGCGGGAAACCCAGCCTGTCCCGGCAGGTATCCGTATTTGCCTTTACCGGAAAGGCTGCCGAAGCCGGCGATATGAACGATCTTCCCATCGATGAAAGCAAGATTGAAAAAGCCATGCAGATGCTCGCCGGTAAAGCGGACAGGATCAACGAGGATGATCCCCGTCAGGCCGCATCCATGATGAAAAAACTTTCGGACATGACAGGGCTGAAGCTGGGGCCGGGCATGGAAGAAGCCTTGCATCGAATGGAAAAGGGCGAAGATCCGGATAAAATCGAGGCTGAAATGGGCCGTCTGCTGGAAGAAGAAGATCCGTTCACCCTGGCCGGGAAGGCCTCAAACCGACTCAAAGCCCGGGCCAGGCAGCCATTCAGGGACGAAACCCTTTACGAACTTTAA